DNA sequence from the Thermococcus gammatolerans EJ3 genome:
AGCCCTGAGAGGGTTCAGGCGATGGGAAAGAGCGTGGCGGAGTTTTATAAGAGCCTCGTCGAGGCGGGCATGGACAAAGAGGCGGCGCTTGAGCTTACCAAGGAGTACATGGACTCGATAAACCCCGGCAAGAAGCTCATGGAGATGCTCGGCGGCCTTATGAAGGGGCACGGCGGAAGGTTCCAGATTCCAGGATTTCCTCATGGACGTGGAGGAGAGAGAAAGACCGACGGGGAGGGCGAATGAACCCGCTCCCAATTTTTCGCTTTTTTCTCCGCCTTCCATCGCTCGCGTTTAGAATTGCCGGTCTTGTGAGGATAACCAACCGGGCGAGGAGGAGCTTTAAAAAAGTCCTCAGGAAGGAAGGCCTGCCCGAAGACGTCGCTGAGGAGCTTGAAAGGCATTTCACTCCTCGGTTTCCTTCTCTTCTCAAGCGGTAACCAATTCTTCAAGATTTTCAATGGGGTTACCTGGTTCATAGATGTCCCGATTGAGCAGGCCATTGCCCTCTTTAGTCAACTTGCCTCGAAGTTTCTTCAGTTCCCCACATGGCCATAACGGTCGCTTTTACCGCGCTCTCGTTCCCGTAGAGGAGCATCACCCTGTCCATACCCGGCCCGTTGTACAGCTCAATGTACACACTTCCATTGCCCTCAAAGTAGGCCCGCTGGACGATCTCCCCCGCCGGATCCCGGGATTTCAGGGGTGGAAGGGGTTTCTCCCGAAAGTCCAGCCCCTTGATCCGCTCTTCCAGCGTAACGTAAACTTCCCCTCCACATCCCCGTCTATAAACGGCCACCTCTATTCTTGCCCCCTCGGGGGTGAAACCGCTCGCCGAGAGAAGGTCGCCGGAGAAGATTTTGCTCCTTCCAGTTCTGTTTTCAATCCGGGTGTGCATGAAGAGACCGAGCATCTTCCCGGGGGACGGGCCCACCCACATCATGCTGAACATAAGCTTGTTGAGGGTGTACTCGGCCATATCGGACCACTCCTCGTCGTAGGGAACCTTCAGGATCACGATGAAATAGAATCCATCAAAATACGCGCCAAAGGCAGAGTAAAGCGCATCCCTTCCCAGCCATTTGTCTCTGCCGGTGGCGTTTCCAATTGTGGCGAGTTTCTTTTTGAGCGCGCCCAACGCTTCTGCTGCCGAATAGGAATCCGGATAAGCAAAAACGCCGATGTACGCGTTGGAAACCTTAAAGGTTTTATTTGCAAGACTGCCCTCCGGAACGGGGAAATCTGGCCTGGCTGGTACGATCGAGTACTTTTCTTTAAGGGGCTTGATGAATCCGGCGATGCTGCTGTTTGGGTCCATCCCGCAGAGGGGATCCGATGGGGCTATTATTCCAATTTCAGCCAAAAACCCTTCTTTTGTGGAGGCCGTTGGGGTTGAGGTTTTCGTTTCAGGGGACTTCTCAGGGGAGCTCAGGCATCCGGCGGCGATCACGATGGCAACCAGGATAAGGGTTAAAACTTTCTTCATGGTGACCCCTGCTTTACTACTCGAAGAAAGTATAAATAGTTTTTGCAGCGCATGTGAAAACTCGGAGGTAGCCAGACTGGTGGCGGTTGCATTTCCTCTTCGAACGTGCCAGAGGAGTTGCTCTGTTTCTGCGGGGGCTAAAAGTACCTCTCAAAGAAGTCTCCCAGGTCTCTTCCGCTCAACTCCTCCGCGAGTTTTTTGAATCTCTCAAAATCCACGTTCTCAGCTCCCGCGAGAATTCTCAGCAGATCGTAGAAGGAATCCTCCATTAGCAGGTGAAGGTCGTAAAGGATTAAGGCCCCTTTCGTGTACGATAGCTCCCACAGGCCTAACTCTCCCCACTCCGACGGTTTGAGCTTCTCTGCCTCTGGAAAGCGCTTAACCACTGCCTTGTAATTCCTTCTCAGGCCTTCGATGAAGCGGTTGAAGGCTTCCTCGCCGTGTATCTCCCTAATCGCCAGCGCAGTCAGGTAGTTGGCGAAGGCCTCGTCAAAGAACCTGCTCTGGTGCGCCTCGGGCGTTGCCCTCGGGTTCCAGAGATGGGCGAGCTCGTGGTAGAGGTTTGCTGGTATCTCCGCCCTGAGCGAGCTTCCAGAGACTAGCGCGTAGCCCTTCCCGGCCTGCCCACCGTAGTTCTCAGGCGTCTCGATGACGGTAAACTTCTCCACCCTGCTCCCCAGAATTGTTGAGTAGAATTCGTGCGCTTTCCCGAGTAGGTCAAGTGTCCTCTCAATTCCTTCCTCGCTAAGAATGAAGAGCCTGAAGGGCTCCTTTTCAATGACCTTGAACGGTGCCACCGCGATGTCGAGCCTTTTTGTGCCCTCGATTCTCAGCCGGTTTTCCTTGATTTCCCCGCCGAACGCGACCACCAACCCCTCAGGAATGCCTTCAACGGTTATCTCGGCGTCAAACTCCGAGCCCACGACAGACTTGATGAGGCTCTCGAAGTCCGGCTCTGAGGGAATCGGGTAGAAGAGCGAGTCAGTCCTGAGGAGGGTATACTCCGGATTTATTGAGTCCTTGAGGTACGGGAGAACGCTTTCATAGCTCTCAAGCCTGCCGGAGTACGTCAGCTCAACTTCTTCAAGTGGCAGCTCAAGCCGAACGACGCTGGCCTCGTAGGCCTCAAGTCCATTAAACCCTTCAACGCGCTGGGAAAAGGGAGCGCTCGCGGAGTTTACGGACAAACCCCGATTGAGGAGGAAGGTCCCCGCTTTTCCGGCCAGTTTTAACTTTGCCATCCCTTCCAGCGTCCCTCTCTCAAAGTTGAGGCCCAGGCGGAGTTCCAGACGTTCAATCATTTTCTTCCCCTCTGAACTTCTCGTAGATCAGCTCGTCTAAGTACCTCCCGTCGCTCCAGACATGCTCCCTGAACCGTCCGCTCAAAGAGAAGCCGTTCTTCTCGAGAATGCGGATTGAGGGAATGTTGTCGCTGTGAACCTTCGCCCAGACCTTGTGGAGATTGAGATGAGTAAAGGCGTATTCGCAGAGGAGCTTCACCGTCTCCGTCCCGTAACCCTTTCCCCTATCTTCCGGTGAAAGGTAGTAGAGTATCTCCCCCCACCTTGCCTGCCAGTTGATCCAGTTGAATCCGGCTATGCCCACGAGCTTTCCGCTCTCGTTTTCTATCACCGCGAAAGTTGGACTTTTCTCCCTGTTCCTCTTCAGCTCCTCGTAGAACTCCTCCTCTTCCTCGGGCAGGGTGAAGTGGGCTGAGTTGAAGAGACCCCTAACGGTGCTCCTGTCATTGAACCATTCCCAGCTTTTGGGGAGGTCTTCCCTGAGAAGAATCGCCAGGGAGACCTTTTTACCCTTCAAAATTATCGGGCGCATGGGCATCACCTAAAGCGCCAGGTTCAAAAACCAAGTGAAGACCGGGAGCTTTAATTTTTCCACTCCCTCACTATCCGCACATCAAAAAGTCCCTTATAAACCTTCAGGGCTCCAGCACCCGGTAGAACTTCCTGTAGGCTTTCTTTATTTCTTCGCAACTAACTTTGCCGAGGAGATACTCAAGGTCGGGCTCTTTCCCGAGCTCGCGGATGAACTCTTCTATCTCTCCCCTCGAGCGTTCTAAGACCTCGGCTATAAATTCCGGCGAATCGTTGAGGACCGCCCTCCCGTACGTCGTCAGGAAGCGGTGGGAAGTCCCTCCAAAGCGGTCGAGGTTATTTTTAAGCGATAGCTCAAGGTACTTGAGTCCCAGGAAGTAAGGCACGCCTATGACGAAGCCCATTGCCCTGTCGTGCTCCTCGGCGCTTACAAACTCCACCCTGCCGCCGAGCGACCTCAGGAAGTTGGCGATGTGCTCGGCGTCGTCTTCCCTGCCCTCAACCGGTATTACAAGGAACAGCTGGCCGTTAAAGCTCTCAACGCCCTCCCCGAACATCGGATGAACGCTCGCGACCTTAACCTCGGGCGGAAAGCCTTTGTAAAGGCCTATGAGTTCCCGCTTGAAAGTGGCTATGTCGAAGATGATGGCGTTTTTGGGTTGCCGTGAGGCTATGAGGGCGAGCTCCTCCAGCTGTTGGGGAATCGAGTCGAGGGAAGAGGCCAATATCAGGACGTCCGCCCACTCGTACATGTCCTCCAGGTTATCGAAGTCAGCTTTGGCGTGTCGTGAATAGAACCTCACCTCCCCGCCCAGGCACCGCTTGAAGAGCCTGCCCATCCTCCCGTAGCCGGCGATCCCAACGCGCATTGGACCTCCTCCCTTATTGTTTTGAGCCCCTCCTCGAGGTGGCTCCCGGTCAGGGAAATTCTGATGAAGTCCCGGTACGGCCCAAAGGCCACGCCGGGGAACACGGCCACCCCTTTGTCGAGGAGCCTCTCCGCGAAGGCCAGCCCGTCCCCGGGAACGCGGAGGAAGACGTAAAAGGCTCCTTCGGGCTCTCTAAAGTAGAGGCCCCTCAGAATCCTTGAGGCGAGCTTTGCCCTCCGCATGTATTCTTTTCTGACATCATCAACAAGCTCATCCCTGAGTTCGAGGGCCTTTATCCCAGCCCTCTGGACGAATGGCGGAACGCACGTTACCGTGGATTCCATGAAGTGCCTTATCCTCGCTATCTCCTCCCTGTCGGCTATGGCGTAGCCGAGCCTGAACCCCGTCATCGAGTAGAGCTTTGAGAACCCCTTAACGGTTACCGCGTTCTCGTAGAGTTCCCTCACCGGAGTGAAGTCCATGAAGGAGAGCTCGGCGTATATCTCGTCCGACAGCACCTTTGCCCCGGTTTCCTCCGCCAGCTCGAGGATTTCTTTGAGTTCCGAGCGCGAGAGAACCCGTCCGGTGGGATTGTTCGGGTAGTTGAGGATTAATAAATCGGCGTTGAGCTCCTCCAGCCTGGGCCTCCATTCCTCTTCAAGGCGTGTCCTGATGACTTCGACTTCCTTCCCGAACTGCCTCGCTATCAGGACGTAGGCGCTCCAGTATGGCGCTATCACGGCTATTCTGTCTGCCATCGCGATCTCGGCCGCTATCAGGATCTTTGAACCTGGCCCAACGATAACTTCTTCCGGCGAGACACCTTCGGCTTCAGCTATCCTCTCCCTGAGCTCCCCCATTCCAGAGCTTGAGATGTAGCCGGTCTCTCCCCTTCTGAGCGACGCCACTGTTTCCTCTATGATTTCCTCCCTCACGGGTATGTCAGGCTGGCCCGCGTCGAGCCTTATCCCAGGTTTAATCTCGTTTATCCTGTTGAAGAACTCATACACGTTGAACATCTCGGCTCACCCTGATTATCGCCTCGAAAACCTGCCTGAACTCCCCTGCCCTCTCCAGCACGACCTTTTCACGTCCCTCATCGACCACTGGAAGGCCGAGCCGGGCCTTAACCTCGCCTATGCGCGAGGCCACTTCGATTCTCTCCCTCAGGAGGCGTATTATCTCCTCATCTATCTCGTCTATTCTTGCCCTAAGCCTCTCTATCTCTGACATATAGTCAAATTTCTGCTTTGTCATTAGCGAAACATCACCATTATTGGCCTTAAGTTGGACGGAAGGTTTTAAGGGTTTGGGCAGGCTCACCTGACCACACCCTCCCAGGCTTTTCTCCTCAGCAGGTGGTCGGCCAGAACGAAGGCGACCATCGCCTCGACAACCGGGAGCGCCTTAGGAACGATGCACGAATCAAAGCGGCCCCTAAGTCTGAGCTCCACTTCATCCATCCTCTCGAGGTCAACCGTTCTCTGGGGCAGGTATATTGATGGTGTCGGCTTGAAGGCCACCCTTGCCACGAGGGGCATTCCCGTTGTTATCCCGCCCAACACACCCCCGTGGTTGTTCGTCTCGGTGGCAACTCTCCCGTTCCTCACCACGAAGGGGTCGTTCGCCTCGCTCCCCCTCATCTCGGCGAACCTGAAGCCGAGCCCGAACTCGACGCCCTTAACGGCCGGAATCCTGAAGAGGGCGGACGCCAAATCCGCCTCGATGTCCTCATCCCACGGCCCCCCGAGGCCCGCGGGAACGTTTATCGCCACGACCTCTACAGTTCCGCCGACGCTGTCTCCGCTCTTCCTCGCCTTTTCCATCTCCTCCAGCATTCTCTCAAAGGCGTCCTCGTCCGGGCAGTAGGGGTTTGGCGATGCGAACAGCTCCTCGGGCTCAACTTGGGGACACTCTACCGGGCCTATCCTCCTGATGTAGGCCCTAACCCTGATGCCGAACCTCTCGAGAAGCTTTTTGGCGAAGTAGCCCGCTATGACGACGCCGACGGTCAGCCTGCCCGAGAAGTGGCCGCCGCCGCGGTAGTCGTTGTAGCCGAAGAACTTCACCTTTGCTGGATAATCCGCATGGCCGGGCCTCGGCGTGTTCCTTATCTCCTCGTAGTAGGAGGAATCGGCATCTCTGTTCCACACGAGAACCGTAACAGGAGTCCCAGTGGTGAAGCCGTTGAAGACCCCCGAGACGATAACGGGCTCGTCGCTTTCTCTTCTCTTCGTCGAAAACCGCCGAATGCCCTTCCTCCTCTCGAGCTCGGCCTTCATCTCCTCAACCTTCACCTCTATTCCCGGCGGCAGGCCCTCTATGAGGATTCCAACGGCCTTCCCGTGGCTCTCCCCGAAGAGCGTGAAGCTCAGCAGTTTCCCCTTCATCCGAGCAACCTCCTCAAATCGCCAAAAAACCCCGGATAGGACTTGGCAACGACCCTCTCGTTTTTAATCACCGTCTTCCCCCTCGCCCCGAGGCCCAGCACGGCCATCGCCATCGCAACCCTGTGGTCGTTGAAGTCCTCGACAACAACCCCCCTCGGCCTTCCGCCGTGGATTTCGAGGCCGTCCTCGAGTTCCCTCACCTTTATACCAGCTCTGGCGAGGTTGACTGCCATCGCGCGAACCCTGTCGCTTTCCTTATACCTCAGCTGTCTGCCCCTGATGACGCTCCTCCCCTCGGCGTACGCCGCCAATACGCTGAGTATCGGAAACAGGTCTGGAAAGTCCGAGCAGTTTATTTCGAAGCCCCTCAGCTCTCCCCTGGAAACCTCCACGTAGTCCCCCCCGACCTTAACGTTGGCCCCTATCTCCCCCAGAATTTCGACAATGGCCATATCGGCCTGAACGTCTCCGGGGTCGAGGTTCTCGACCCTCACCCTTCCGTACAGCGCACCGGCAACTAAGAAGAAGGAGGCGCTCGAGTAGTCGCCGGGAACGTGGAATTTTGTTCCCTTAACTCCCGGGAAAACTCTAACTCCTCCGTTCCGCTCAAAGGTTACGCCAAAGGCCTCCATAGTCCTGAGCGTCATCTCTATATAGGGCTTTGACACGGCTTTCTCGAACTCGACGCGCATCCCCACTTTGGAGGCGAGTATCAGAAGGGCCGTGACGAACTGGGATGAGAGCGAGGCGTCAACGCTAACCCTCCCACCGGGCATTCCGCCGAAAACCTCAATCGGGAGTTTCTCCCCCCTGACCGTTACCCCCAGAGAGCGGAGCGCGCGGACGAGCGGGGCGAAGGGCCTCTCCCTCAGCCTTCCTTGGCCATCTATAACGCTCCTACCCCTCGCGAGCGAGGCAACCGCAACGCTTATTCTTGCAGTCGTTCCCGATTCCCTCGCGTTTATCTCCGCTTTCCTGAGCTCCTCCGGCGGAACAACGCGGTTCCAGTCGGCTTCAGCCCCGAAGGCCCTTATGGCGTTCAGCGTCGCCTCGGTGTCGTCGCTCACGAGGGGTTCCTCGATCGTGCTCTCACCATCCGCGAGGAGCGCGAGGAAGAACGCCCGGTGGGTGTAGCTCTTCGAGGGAGGAGCCCTAACCTTCCCTTCAAGCCAGTCAACTGGCTCTACAATCAAGCTATCACCTCAGCTTCGTTATTTCCGTTTTTCCAAACCTACTCCACTCTTCGGAGAGAACCTCCGGCTCCCGGGTCAGGGCGAAAAAAGCCGGCCCTTTCCCGCTGAGCCCCGCGATGGCCCCCAGCCTGAGGGCCGTTCCGATTGGCTCGGTTGGGTGCCCCAAGAATGCCGAATACACGAGGCCGTTTATCACGAGGGCCTTCCTCCACTCCCCGCGCATGGCCATATCAAAGGCCTCCGTTATGTAGGGCGCTATGCCTGAAAAGTCCATGCCCTTGAGGCTCGACGTCATTATGCTCTCCTCTGGTATTAGGAGGACAACGGGCTCGGGTTCAACCTCCTCCCGCTTGAGTAGCTCGTCCCTCGTGTTGTCCGTCAGGCAGAGGCCACCGAGGAGGGAGGCTGAAGCGTCGTCGAAGGCTCCCGTGATGGTCACTCCCGCGAGCCTTGCGGCCTCTACACCGAGCTTTATGGCTTCGAGGGGAGCTATTTCAATTCCCAGAGCTTCGTAAATCGCCAGGACGAGGGCGTTCGCGGCGGCCGAACTGCTCTTGAGGCCCTTCCCGACGGGTATTTCCGAGCTTATCTCGAACTCAATCCCGAAGTCCTCTCCAGTCGCGCGCCTGACGACCTCGACGACAGCCCTGACGAGGCGGGTATCCCCGAAACTCTCCCCTCTGACGGTTATACTTCCGCTTATCCCATCCTCCACGAGTTTGACTTTCGCCTCTGTCCACAGGTCTATTCCCACGGCCCCTCCCTTTCCGGTTGCGAAGGCGTTCACGACCGTAACTGCACTACCGGCCCTTCCGTAGCCCCTCAAGGGCGGCCCTCCTCATCAGTTCTGGGTCAACGCTCTTCCCCGTCCAGAGACGGAAGCTCTCGGCTCCCTGGTGGACGAGCATCCAGAGCCCGTCAACTGTTACGCATCCCCTCCTTTCGGCCTCTCTCAAAAGCCTCGTCTTTAGGGGTTTGTAAACGATGTCCATGACGACGAGCCCCTCCCTCAGGAGCTCGGCCGGAACCGGGCTCTCGTCCGAGTTCATGCCGACTGGGGTGGCGTTTATCAGCACGTCGGCGTTGGCCAAATAGCGTCTCAGGTTCTCGGGCGTTAGTCTGTCCCCAGTAACCCCGAAGCGCTCCAAGGCCCTGGCTTTCTCCGGCGTTCTGTTGAGGACTACAACCTCTGAAACCTTTGAGAGCGCGTAGGCTATCGCCCTCCCGGCGCCTCCGGCTCCAATGATGAGGACGTTCTTTCCCCTAAGGCTCGTCACCATCTCAAGGGCTCTCCTCGCGCCTACGCCATCGGTGTTATATCCAATCAGCTCGCCGTCGTTGACTATCGTGTTCACGCTCCCTATCTCCTCGGCTTCCCCGGAGAGCCCGTCGAGGTGCTCTATGACGGTCGTCTTGTGGGGCATCGTGACGTTCAGGCCATGTATTCCCAGTCCCCTGACACCATCAACAGCCATCTTGAGCCGTTCAGGGGCCACCTCGAAGGCGAGGTAGACCGCGTTCATCCCGAGCTCCCGAAAGGCCGCGTTGTGCATCGCAGGGCTTAGCGAGTGCCTGGCCGGGAAGCCGATAAGGCCGTAAAGCCTCGTCTCAGCGTCCATCCAGCATCACCAGCAGTTGTCTGAGCTCCTCAACGCTCATCTGACCCGGGGCGACAGCTTTCTCAAGGGATGCATAGGTGAAGGGGGCGAGGAGCGCGCTGAAGAGCCTGGATATCCTCCCCAGAGGCCCCATGCAGAAGGCCACGAGGTTCTCGGCGTGCTCGTAAAGCCTGAGAACCCTCACGTTGTCGAGGTGGGAGTTTGCCGTCGGCACTATCTTGACAACATCTGGGGCCATGCTCGCCATACCTTGAAGGATTTCCATCAGGGTCTCGAATGGCGGTGTCCCCTCGAAGTCGTGGTGGGAAAGTATGACGCCCACTCTTCTCTTTCTGGCCTCCCTCATCACCTCGCCCGCTATTTCAGAGCGGGCCTCGACGTCAACGTACCTTGGCTTAAGGGTCATTGCCCTCCTGTAGAGCTCAAGCCTCTCCTCCTCGGGAATCCTTCTGAAACCTCCCTCCTCGGCCCTTCTGATGGTGATTATCAGCCTGTCGGCGAAGGGCTTGAGCGGGGCGAGCTCGAAGGACTCGAAGCGGTCCAGCCTTACCTCGTAGAGGTCGGCATTGCCTTCCCTTATCTTCGCCACAGCCTCGCGGGCGTTCCTCGCCACCACCACGCCGGCTATCATCCAACCGCCTCCAGCGCCCTTCTCACGACGTCTTCCTCGACTTCCTCGATGGTAACCTCGCCGACCTCGATGGGAACGACGAAGGTCAGCCTGCCGTACCACGCCTTCTTGTCGAGCCTCATCTCCCCGAGGATTTTCTCGGGCTCAAAGGGAAGCCCCGTCGGCAGTTCGAACTTCCTGAGGAGTTCCTCAACCTTTCCGGGGTCGAAGTTGTAGAGAATCTCGCCGAGCTTGGCCGCAACCATCAAACCAACAGCGACCGCGAAGCCGTGCTTTATCGTGTAGTTAGAGAGCTTCTCTATCGCATGGGCTGTTGTGTGCCCGAGGTTCAGGATGCGCCTCTTACCGCCCTCCCTGAGGTCCTCCTCAACTACCCTCAGCTTAACCTCCACGCAGGCCTTCACGAGCTCCCTGTCGAGGTCCTCAACGGAGCCGAGCTTTTTCAGGAGGGAGTAGACTTTTCTATCGAGGATTCCGTACTTCACTACTTCGGCCATCCCGTTCAGGAGCTCCACCCTGGGAAGAGTTGAGAGGGTTTCGTGGGCTATAAGCACGAAGTCCGGGAGGTAAAAAGTTCCCACCATGTTCTTGCCGTTGAAGTTAATCCCGGTCTTTCCGCCTATGGCGGCATCGACCTGCGCCAGGAGCGTCGTCGGAACCAATCCAAGCATCGTTCCCCGCATGTATGTCGAGGCCACGAAGCCCGCTATGTCGGTTATTACACCCCCTCCGAGGCCGATTAGTAGGGACTTCCTCGTGAAGCCCAGCTCCTGGAGCTTCGCCCATATCCCCTTGACGGTCTCGATGTTCTTGTGCTCTTCACCGTCCGGAATCACTATCCTTTCGGCCTCAAATCCATCAAGCCTGTCGAGCCAGAGTTTTTCAACGGTCGTGTTCGCCAGAACGACCGTCTTGTAGGGCGAGAGCTCCGAGATAAGGTTGGAGAGGTCGGAGAGGGTTCCAAACTTCACCTTCTCCATCCGAGCCCCTCCAGCTCCTCGAGGAGCCTCTCGAATTCCCCAAATGTTAGCTGCTGCGCAGAGTCTGAGAGGGCCTTCTCGGGCTCCGGATGAACCTCCACGAGTATTCCGTCGGCTCCAACGGCGTAGGCCGCCTTGGAGAGGGGTATGACGAGGCTCCTCCTTCCAGCGGGATGGGACGGGTCAACGACGATTGGCAGGTGGGAGAGCTCTTTAACGACTGGCACGGCCGAGATGTCGAGGGTGAAGCGCGTTGATGTCTCGAACGTCCTTATACCGCGCTCGCAGAGGATTACGTTCTCGTTGCCCTCGCTCATTACGTATTCCGCCGAGTAGAGGAGCTCCTGAACCGTGTTGCCCATCCCCCTCTTGAGGAGCACGGGGTTGTCTATTTTACCGACCTCCTTGAGCAGCTCAAAGTTCTGGGAGTTCCTCGCGCCTATCTGGACTATGTCGGAGTACCTGGAAACCAGGGGGACTTTCCTCGTGTCGGTTACCTCCGTTACGGTAACGAGCCCGTACTCGTCGGCTGCCCTCCTAAGCCACTTGAGCGCTTCCTCGCCGTGCCCCTGGAAGGAGTAGGGGCTCGTTCTGGGCTTGAAGGCCCCTCCCCTGAGGACTTTCACGCCCTTTTCCGCCAGAAACTCGGCAACCTTCATTATCATCTCCTCGCTCTCGATGGCGCAGGGGCCGGCCATTATCGTGAAGCCCTCGCCTATTTTAACGTCCCCGACCTTAACTACGGTTTTATCCCGGTACTCCTTGCTGTACTTCACTCAAATCACCCCCTCAATTCTCCTCACCACTGCATCGGCCGTTAGGCCGTAGCGCTTCAGCAGGGCGAAGTAGTCCCTGCTCGACCTTCCAAAATCGGTGGTGCCTATCCTTATTACCCTCCTCGGGAGCCTCTCCGAGAGAACTTCCGCAACAGCTCCCCCGAGGCCGCCGTAGACGCTGTGCTCCTCCATCGTGATTACCGTGTTGACCTTCCTCGCCATTCTGACGAGGGTTTTCTCGTCGAGGGGCTTCACGGTGTGCATATCAATCACTCCGGCCTCAACATTCCTCTCCTCGAGGGCCTTGGCCACTTCGAGGGCAACCGAAACCATGACGCCGTTGGCCACCAGCAGGACATCGCTCCCCTCCCTGAGGACGCTCGCCCTTCCGAGCTCGAGCTCCGGCCTTTCGTAGACCCTCGGCGCATGGTCCCTGCCGAGGCGCATGTAAACGGGCCCCTCGTGCTCTACGACTTCTTTTAGCAGCACCGGCACCGAGGGGGCATCCGCGGGAACGACGACTGTCATGTTCGGCAGCACGCGCATCAGGGCGATGTCTTCCAAGCACTGGTGGGAGGAGCCGTCCATGTGGTCTGAGAAACCCGAGTGCGTCGGTATGAGCTTGACGTTGAGGTTGTCCCTGGCGACGGTGTTCCTTATCTGCTCCCACGCCCTCATAAGGAAGGCGGCGAAGGCCGAAACCACCGGAATTTTCCCGGCTATCGCCAGGCCGGCGGCCGTTGACACCATGTCC
Encoded proteins:
- the aroB gene encoding 3-dehydroquinate synthase; amino-acid sequence: MEKVKFGTLSDLSNLISELSPYKTVVLANTTVEKLWLDRLDGFEAERIVIPDGEEHKNIETVKGIWAKLQELGFTRKSLLIGLGGGVITDIAGFVASTYMRGTMLGLVPTTLLAQVDAAIGGKTGINFNGKNMVGTFYLPDFVLIAHETLSTLPRVELLNGMAEVVKYGILDRKVYSLLKKLGSVEDLDRELVKACVEVKLRVVEEDLREGGKRRILNLGHTTAHAIEKLSNYTIKHGFAVAVGLMVAAKLGEILYNFDPGKVEELLRKFELPTGLPFEPEKILGEMRLDKKAWYGRLTFVVPIEVGEVTIEEVEEDVVRRALEAVG
- the aroF gene encoding 3-deoxy-7-phosphoheptulonate synthase codes for the protein MKYSKEYRDKTVVKVGDVKIGEGFTIMAGPCAIESEEMIMKVAEFLAEKGVKVLRGGAFKPRTSPYSFQGHGEEALKWLRRAADEYGLVTVTEVTDTRKVPLVSRYSDIVQIGARNSQNFELLKEVGKIDNPVLLKRGMGNTVQELLYSAEYVMSEGNENVILCERGIRTFETSTRFTLDISAVPVVKELSHLPIVVDPSHPAGRRSLVIPLSKAAYAVGADGILVEVHPEPEKALSDSAQQLTFGEFERLLEELEGLGWRR
- a CDS encoding transketolase family protein, whose translation is MIESFREAFGRALVELGKENEKIVVVDADVKSSTKTVYFERAFPERFVQVGISEQDMVSTAAGLAIAGKIPVVSAFAAFLMRAWEQIRNTVARDNLNVKLIPTHSGFSDHMDGSSHQCLEDIALMRVLPNMTVVVPADAPSVPVLLKEVVEHEGPVYMRLGRDHAPRVYERPELELGRASVLREGSDVLLVANGVMVSVALEVAKALEERNVEAGVIDMHTVKPLDEKTLVRMARKVNTVITMEEHSVYGGLGGAVAEVLSERLPRRVIRIGTTDFGRSSRDYFALLKRYGLTADAVVRRIEGVI